The proteins below come from a single Roseiflexus sp. RS-1 genomic window:
- a CDS encoding alpha/beta hydrolase, which translates to MTSFRRLAPFVLGLSLGAAVGPTVYRAAQAQRLMLFGMRQPLWRYPADLRLMAEDVEFPSQDGVTLRGWFIHRVNDDGTPAPAVVFVHGWPWNRCGNRAGATVLPDRTVDFLEPASALSNAGFHVLLFDLRNHGLSDASPPVTFGVNEARDVIGAVTMLRTRKDVDGARIGLIGYSMGANAALRAAPDCASIRSIVAVQPTSANVFAPNAARDVLGPAGPTLIRMGGLIHRAFGAPPFAAIAPAAWTPRLQDTDVLYIQGAGDRWGSLADVEAMAANTPRARPVIVAPSSERYGGYLYVVEHQAEIIAFFRETLGGESG; encoded by the coding sequence ATGACGAGTTTTCGGCGCCTGGCGCCATTCGTTCTTGGCCTGAGCCTGGGAGCAGCGGTCGGTCCGACGGTCTATCGCGCAGCACAGGCGCAGCGTCTGATGCTGTTCGGCATGCGTCAACCGTTATGGCGCTACCCTGCCGATCTCCGGTTGATGGCGGAGGATGTTGAGTTTCCGTCGCAGGATGGCGTCACGTTGCGCGGATGGTTCATTCATCGCGTCAACGATGACGGCACGCCTGCGCCAGCGGTGGTTTTTGTTCACGGATGGCCCTGGAATCGCTGTGGGAACCGTGCTGGCGCCACGGTGCTGCCCGATCGCACGGTTGATTTCCTTGAACCAGCGTCCGCCCTCAGCAACGCCGGGTTTCATGTCCTGCTGTTCGATCTGCGGAACCACGGTCTCAGCGATGCCAGTCCGCCGGTGACCTTCGGCGTCAACGAGGCGCGCGATGTCATCGGTGCGGTGACGATGCTTCGCACGCGAAAGGATGTGGACGGCGCGCGCATTGGTCTGATCGGATACTCGATGGGGGCGAACGCCGCGCTGCGCGCTGCTCCCGACTGCGCCTCCATCCGCAGCATCGTCGCAGTGCAACCGACGAGCGCGAACGTATTTGCGCCGAATGCCGCGCGTGACGTCCTCGGTCCTGCCGGTCCGACTCTGATCCGGATGGGGGGATTGATCCATCGGGCGTTTGGCGCGCCGCCATTTGCTGCGATTGCGCCTGCCGCCTGGACGCCGCGCCTGCAAGACACCGACGTGCTGTACATCCAGGGCGCTGGCGACCGCTGGGGGTCGCTCGCCGACGTCGAAGCAATGGCAGCGAACACGCCCCGCGCACGTCCGGTGATCGTCGCGCCGTCGAGCGAACGGTACGGCGGCTACCTGTACGTCGTCGAGCATCAGGCGGAGATCATCGCGTTCTTCCGTGAGACGCTGGGTGGGGAGAGTGGTTGA